TCACAATATCATTGGTGGACTTGGATCTGCCGTTTTAGAAGCGTTAAGCGAAGACTTTCCTACGAAAGTCATTCGTCTTGGTGTAAAAGATCGATTTGGTCAAGTAGGACCTCAAGAATTTTTACAAGAAGAATACGAATTAAGAGCGATTGATATTGTAAGGAAAGTGAAGGAGAATTTATAATGAAATATTACTTAGATTCAGCTAACCCCGCTTTAATCAAAGAATGTTTAGAATATTATCCTATCGCAGGAATTACGACAAACCCATCGATTATTGCAAAAGAAAAGAAAGGTTATTTGTCCTTGTTACAAGAATTAGATGTTATACTTATGGGAAAAGATTTTCATGTTCAACTGACATCAGAACATTATGATGGTATGATTATGGAAGCTCTTATGTTAAAAGAGCATATTAAAGGAAATTTATTTTTTAAGATTCCAGTTTCCAAGGATGGACTAAAAGCCATTCGCTATTTATCTTCACTTGGACATCAAGTGACAGCGACTGCCATTACTTCTTTAAATCAAGGTGTCATGGCTTCTCTTGCAGGAGCAAAATATCTTGCGATTTACGTTAACCGTATTTCTAATACCGGAAAAGACGGAGTGATCGTTGTAGAAGAACTAGCTAAAGTGCTCCGAGATAGTCATCTTGACACGATCATTTTAGGAGCTTCTTATAAAAGTGTTACCCAAATTAATGAATCCATTTTACATGGTTGTCTTGCAGTAACGATTCCACCTGACTTATTTTTACCATTAATCGAAACTCAAACAACGACATTAAGTATCCAAAAATTTACAAAAGATGTATTAGATACTTACGGTGTTACAGGAGTTGATTTACTCAAAGGAGGAAAGGTAAAATGACCAAAAAATCGTATACTATCATTGATAAAGCAGGACTTCATGCGAGACCTGCATCCATTTTATCAAGGATTGCCTCAAAATATCTAGGAGAAGTCAATATCATTTATAATGGAAAGAATCTAACTTTAAAATCGATTATGATTGTCATGAGTTTAGGAATTCCTTACAATGCTTCATTTGATATTGAAGTGATTGGAGAAAATGAAATAGAACTTTTACAACAATTTACAGACACTTTAAAACAACATGGAATGATTGAATAATAATGCTATATATCTAAAAAAGTGCTTCGGCACTTTTTTTTTATATTTATGAATAATTAATTGTGCAAACATATTGTATATGATATAATTTATTCAAGAAATATGCGCTTGGAGGAAAGAACATGACTTCGGTTCAATGGTTGATTCTAGCGATTTACCTGTTAGCTTTGTTTTTAATTTGGGTTTTGAGAAGGAAATGGAAACTCTTTAAAAAAATCTTGATTACTATCATCATGTTATTTGCTTTAAGCATCGGATTCAAAGTCTCTTTTTCACCCATTACTTCCTACTGGATGGACAATTTTTTCTATCGAAATGATGTCGAAATTTGCGAAGCAATCCTTCTTGAGAAAGACGGCATCGTCGTTGATTATCGAAGCGATAGCTATTCCTATTCTCTATCTGTTTATTCAAAACTTGCATTTATCTATTGTCTTTCAAACAAGTCAGTAGAGTATCCTTGGTTTCAATACAGCGATGAATTACTTCAAATGGGTATAGGAATTGAAACCATTCAGTTAGATAATGATACTTCATTTGTTTTTTTGTTATTAGATTTGGACACAGAACTTGATACCTTAACGATTGATTCTGAAGCGGTTGATTATACGTATAATGAAGAATATGGATACTTTTATTTTATCATTCCTGGACACATTTCAGAGGATTCTAATATTATTTTAAATGGATACACATTAGAGTATTCGGAATTTATAAATTAATCCGTTCATTTCAAATAAAAAGAGGATGGTCTATTTAGGACCATCCTCTTACATTGATTGAGTTAGATTTTATCCAATATTTTCTTTTTTTGTTCTTGAAACTCAGCTTCAGTAATTAAGTTTGCATCTAACATTTTTTTAAGCTTTTCGATTTTAACCATAAAATCTTCTTGTAAAGGAACAGAAGTCGGTACTGTTTTTTCAAGAGGAGTCTTTTTTTCTGTCAACTTTTTGCTTGAAGCTACTTTATCAAGAGCTTGAAGCATAATACTATCAAATTGAAGGGTAACTATTTTTTGATTTTGATAGGAAAGCTTCATTGTATCATAGGTATTAATGATAGAAATTAGTTTTTTCTTTTGATCATATCCTTTTTCTGTTTTTGTTATTTTTTCACTTGGATTAAAAGATAGAATTGAAGAAATAGGTAAAATAGATACAGAGTATGAGATATTTTGACTGATGTAGTCATCTAGTAGTTCAATGGTAGGTTTTACTGGAAAGAAGTATAAATTCTCTGAATCTTGCCAGTGATAGTAATTAAAATTAGCATACACTTTAAGATCAAAATCTCCTACAAAACAAACCGTTCGTATGACTTCAGATGTTTTTGGTAAAGCATCAAAATTTTGTTTGTGATTTAGTAAGTGAGTTGTAAATAAATCAATTTGCTTTTTTTTAGGGACATAAGAAACAAAATAACCCACCACTAAAACGATAACAGCTAAAGGTATACCATATCTTGTGATCATTGGAGCGATGAAGGCATCTCCTGAATCGCCCATAACGAAATGATCAATTACTAGGATAAGAATGGCGTATACCATGAATACTTGAAACGTCGTGATGATAAATCTACCTATTACAATCTTGACTCTTGCATCCCAAACATCTTTCTTAATTTGTGGATCATTAATCATATAAATCATCTCCGTTTATATTAATTATTATAGCATCATTATAGAATGCAAGTTATTGGTTGTCAATGTACTATCTTAATATATATTTAAGAATATAAGAAATAAAATTCATCTGAAGAAGTAAAAATTATTTACAAAGAAATTTAGAAGATTTCAGCCTAAAATTTCATTTTTTTTAACGAAACAGAACTTTTTTTAAAACAAATCTTTATCCCTTTTTCAATAAGTGTTATAATGGTTTTTAGTTTGAACTTAAAAGTATTTACAATATAGAAATGGTTGGTGCCTTATGCAAACAAAATCAACACATAAAAAAGTCACGATTTTCACAAAAATAATGTATTCTATGGGGGAATTTCCATTTTCGTTTTCAGCTACGTTAATTGGATTCTTCTTAATGATTTATCTAACAAATACAATTGGAATCAGTGCATTTTGGGCTGGAGCCATTATTTTTATTGGCATTTTATGGGATGCGATTACTGATCCCATTATTGGTTATATCAATGACAATACTAGAAGTAAAATCGGAAGAAGAAGAAAGTATATGTTTTTGTTCTTTTTACCGATGGCGATTACTTTCTTAATGATGTTTTCGGTTCCATCCCTTTTTCGAGATGGAAGCGAAACGATAAAGATTTTAATTACATTATCTCTTTATTTATTATTTACTACCTTTTTAACGCTTGTCTCAACTCCTTTTCAAGCCATCATCAATGAAATTACTGACGATTATGATGATCGCACCAAAATGATGACGTATCGGATGATTGGATCGGTTTTAGCTACCCTTTTATCCATCATCATTCCTGAGTTTTTAGGACTTGGTAATGCCAGTCAAAACAATTCACAAGGCTATTTGTATATGGGAATCATCTTTGCTGTTTTAATATTATTCTTTGGGTATTCTTCGGCTTTTTCGTTAAGGGAAAGAAAAAGAGGAGTCGATTATACAAGGCATGGATTTGAGTTTAAAAAATACTTTTTACAATCATGGAAATCCGCTCCGTTTAGACAAGTATGTATAATGTATATGTTTTCCATTATTACCATGAATTTCATTCAAGGAAATCTAGTTTACTTTATTAATTATAAATTACTGCTTCCCGGACTCTTTTTACCGATTGCAGGAGGAGTTATGGTTTTAGCGGTTTTGTTTATGCCACTTTGGATGCTTGTTGCTCAAAAAACTTCCAAAAGAGTTGCCTACATCATTTCAGTTTCGATTATCGCTATTGCTTTATTTTCGTTATACTTTGCTCCACAATTTAATTATACCGATGCAGGAATTATTCCAACTCAAGCAACTGAAGAAATGTTGCTTGAAGGATACCAAGATTTAGAAGTCTATTATATTCCTGATATGAATCAAGATTATGGAGTAGTTGTAAAAACGTTATTTGAAAGTGCGCCATGGGTATATATAAGTATTTTACTGTTAAGCTTTGGATTTTCTGGAATTCAGATGTTACCATTTTCAATGGTTCCAGATGCCGTAAATTTTTCAAATACGGCAAAAGAAAAAAAAGAAGGAGCTTATTTTGGAATTGTAACTTTTGTTCAAAAAATGGGTTGGGGAATAGGAATGCTTCTCACCGGAATGATTTTAAACATTACGGGGTATCTAGAACCTGCCAAAGTATTTACTTTTGAAAGTCAAAGTACAATATTAACCGGACAAATTGTTTTGCAATCGACTGGTTCTGTTTTAGGAATCACTATTTTATTTAGTTTATTTCCAGCAACATTTGGTATTTTAGGAGTTATTTCGATATGGAAGTATAAAGTGAATCGACATGCTTTAAAAAAACAAATTGATGCCATTAATACCGAAGATACCGAATACGTGATTGAAACAAGAGAAGTAAATAGCCTTTTAGAGATTGAAAACTTTATTCGTCTTCATGAGTTTTTATATGAAGACGATCCATTATTTGTACTTCCGATTCGTTCTGAATTTAAAACCTTATTAACCAATCAATTATTAAAAGGAAAATACAAAGAAGAAGTAACTGCTTTTAATGTATACTTAAACAATCGAATTGTGGGTAGAATTTGGCTTACTATTTTTAATGCAAGACCAGGAACAATTAAAGAGAAAAGACAAGGAGCATTTAACTTCTTTGAAACCATTGATAACATAGATATTTTTAATGCCTTAATGAAGGCAACCGTTTCTTGGTATCGTCAAAGAAACATTGATTTCTTCTATGGAAATACGAATCCTTTAGATCCAGATGATGCAAGAGGAATCTTAATTGAAGGATTTGAAGACGCTCCCGTTATTATGTGTGTCTATAACAAACCTTATTATCAAGAAATGTTTGAATCCACAGGCTTTTTAGCACATGAGGATTTATATGGATATAAATTAACCCTAGATGACGTGCCTTACAAACGGTATGACGTTATCGAAAAAATTAAAAAAAGATATCAATTTGTAGTCGATTCTGGAAACAAGAAAAATGTAGATAAAGACGCAAGAGACATCATTGAAATCATTAACAACTCGATTACAGATGATTGGGACATGAGAGCCCCAGAACCTGAAAAAGTATATGAACTCTTAGATACTTGGAAAAACTTTCTTGATTTTGATTACGTCAAAATCGCAAGAACAAAAGAAGGAAGACCGATAGGATTTGGACTTGTTATTCCCAACTTTAATGAAGCTTTAATAAAGATAAAAGGGAAATGGAATCTATTTTCCATCTTAAAATTACTTTATTATAAAAATAAAATCAAATCGACAAGAGCAATGATTCAAATGGTTATTCCTGAATATCAAGGAAAAGGCATTATCAATGCCATCTATCAAGATTATTTCCAAGTGTTAAAAGATAATAATGTTTCCTTTATTGATGCTTCAACGATTGAAAAAAACAACTTGAAATCTCGATTTGTGGTTGAAAAATTAGGAGGCAAGCGATATAAAGTCTTTAGGTTATATGGGTTTAATATTGAACCAAAGGAAATAAATAATGAAGATTCTCTATAAAAACGATTCAGACATGGTAAAACAATTAATCAAACAAGATTCTTATCTTGAAGCGTTATTCCAAACACCAAACGAAATTGAAATTGAACTTCAAGATAAGTATTTTGTGGCACTTGTTTCAACCATTCTTTTTCAACAGTTATCAGGAAATGTCGCTCAAATTATCTATAACAGGTTAAAATCATTTTGTCAAAATGATATAACAAAGACAAAAATATTAGAAGCATCAAATGAAGAGTTAAGAGAATTAGGACTGTCTTTTCGGAAAATTGAATACATTAAATCTTTGGCAACCAATGTCAATACAAAAGCGGTTAATTTAGATATCATCGATTCTTTAAGTGATGAAGAAGTTATTGATATGTTAGTACTTGTCAAAGGAATTGGAAGATGGACAGCTGAAATGTTTTTAATATTTTCACTTGGACGAAAAAACATTTTTTCAAGTTTGGATTTAGGGTTAAGAAATGGTGTTAAAAAACTCTATAGGCAAGAATTAACATTAGAAGAAATCGAAAAAATTAGTCAAAAATGGAACCCTTATAAAACCATAGTGTCACTTTTTTTGTGGCGTTTCCAACAAAAATAAAAAAAAGGAGTTAACAAGTTGAATAAAATAGAAAGAATTAAATCTTTTTGGCAAGAGATGAATTTGAAACATTGGGAAAACCTTTATTCCTATTTTCACGAAAGAGCTGTAATTATTTGGCCAAATACCAACGAGATCTTTGATGTGTTAACTTATGTTGAAATAAATGAAGAGTATCCAGGTTCTTGGACGATTGAACTAAACAAAATCATTGAATCAAATCAACAAGTCATTACGGTTGAAAGAATCTTTTCAACCGAAGAAAAGACAAGTCTTCATGGAACGTCTTTTTTCACGTTTGAACAAGATAAAATCATTGCACTTGAAGAATATTTTAGTGAAGATGGAAGTCCTCCTATTTGGAGACGATAAAAATTAGATTTTAGAGGAGATGCACTTTTGAAAAAATGGCAAAAGATCTTAATCATCATACTTGTAATCGTAGGAAGCATTACTGTTTTTGCGGTGATAAAAATAAAAGAAATTACTTCAAATTTAGAGGCTTTGTTACAAGAAGAAGTCTTGGTCATTGATTTATCTTTAATTGAGGATGGCACATATTTTGGAGCTTATTCTTCTTTTCCAATCATTGTAGAAGTAGAAGTCACCATCTTAAGTCATGAAGTGACACAAATTATCATAACAAAACACGATAATGGACAAGGAGAACCAGCAGAAGCCATCGTAGATGAGGTCATCTTGAGTCAATCTCTTCAAGTGGACGCCATAGCTGGAGCCTCATATTCTAGCAAAGTAATATTACTCGCGATAGAAGACGCTTTGGTTACGCTTACTTTAGTTAGTTAATTGTTTTAATTTTAATCAAAAAGCCTCATGCTTTTCACTAAGCAAGAGGCTTTTTTAATATGAAAGAAGTTTAAGGAGTTAAAACTGATACTGTATAAGTATAGTCATCTAAATCGAGAACCCCTGAAGTAATACTTTCTTCAATAGATGTTTTATCGAGTTGATTAAAGATAAAGTCTAAAATAGTAAGAGATAAATTATTATCAGAAAGATAATACGATTCAAGTGTTAAGGTGACACTTAAATCAATTAGATCAATATCGACATCAAAGTTTAGAAAAAGTGCAGAATGCATTGTAATGTATTTATCGGTTCCAAAACTAATACAAACAACGA
This is a stretch of genomic DNA from Bacillota bacterium. It encodes these proteins:
- a CDS encoding HPr family phosphocarrier protein, yielding MTKKSYTIIDKAGLHARPASILSRIASKYLGEVNIIYNGKNLTLKSIMIVMSLGIPYNASFDIEVIGENEIELLQQFTDTLKQHGMIE
- a CDS encoding MFS transporter translates to MQTKSTHKKVTIFTKIMYSMGEFPFSFSATLIGFFLMIYLTNTIGISAFWAGAIIFIGILWDAITDPIIGYINDNTRSKIGRRRKYMFLFFLPMAITFLMMFSVPSLFRDGSETIKILITLSLYLLFTTFLTLVSTPFQAIINEITDDYDDRTKMMTYRMIGSVLATLLSIIIPEFLGLGNASQNNSQGYLYMGIIFAVLILFFGYSSAFSLRERKRGVDYTRHGFEFKKYFLQSWKSAPFRQVCIMYMFSIITMNFIQGNLVYFINYKLLLPGLFLPIAGGVMVLAVLFMPLWMLVAQKTSKRVAYIISVSIIAIALFSLYFAPQFNYTDAGIIPTQATEEMLLEGYQDLEVYYIPDMNQDYGVVVKTLFESAPWVYISILLLSFGFSGIQMLPFSMVPDAVNFSNTAKEKKEGAYFGIVTFVQKMGWGIGMLLTGMILNITGYLEPAKVFTFESQSTILTGQIVLQSTGSVLGITILFSLFPATFGILGVISIWKYKVNRHALKKQIDAINTEDTEYVIETREVNSLLEIENFIRLHEFLYEDDPLFVLPIRSEFKTLLTNQLLKGKYKEEVTAFNVYLNNRIVGRIWLTIFNARPGTIKEKRQGAFNFFETIDNIDIFNALMKATVSWYRQRNIDFFYGNTNPLDPDDARGILIEGFEDAPVIMCVYNKPYYQEMFESTGFLAHEDLYGYKLTLDDVPYKRYDVIEKIKKRYQFVVDSGNKKNVDKDARDIIEIINNSITDDWDMRAPEPEKVYELLDTWKNFLDFDYVKIARTKEGRPIGFGLVIPNFNEALIKIKGKWNLFSILKLLYYKNKIKSTRAMIQMVIPEYQGKGIINAIYQDYFQVLKDNNVSFIDASTIEKNNLKSRFVVEKLGGKRYKVFRLYGFNIEPKEINNEDSL
- a CDS encoding fructose-6-phosphate aldolase yields the protein MKYYLDSANPALIKECLEYYPIAGITTNPSIIAKEKKGYLSLLQELDVILMGKDFHVQLTSEHYDGMIMEALMLKEHIKGNLFFKIPVSKDGLKAIRYLSSLGHQVTATAITSLNQGVMASLAGAKYLAIYVNRISNTGKDGVIVVEELAKVLRDSHLDTIILGASYKSVTQINESILHGCLAVTIPPDLFLPLIETQTTTLSIQKFTKDVLDTYGVTGVDLLKGGKVK
- a CDS encoding nuclear transport factor 2 family protein, translated to MNKIERIKSFWQEMNLKHWENLYSYFHERAVIIWPNTNEIFDVLTYVEINEEYPGSWTIELNKIIESNQQVITVERIFSTEEKTSLHGTSFFTFEQDKIIALEEYFSEDGSPPIWRR
- a CDS encoding DNA-3-methyladenine glycosylase 2 family protein, which translates into the protein MKILYKNDSDMVKQLIKQDSYLEALFQTPNEIEIELQDKYFVALVSTILFQQLSGNVAQIIYNRLKSFCQNDITKTKILEASNEELRELGLSFRKIEYIKSLATNVNTKAVNLDIIDSLSDEEVIDMLVLVKGIGRWTAEMFLIFSLGRKNIFSSLDLGLRNGVKKLYRQELTLEEIEKISQKWNPYKTIVSLFLWRFQQK
- a CDS encoding FMN-binding protein, translating into MKKWQKILIIILVIVGSITVFAVIKIKEITSNLEALLQEEVLVIDLSLIEDGTYFGAYSSFPIIVEVEVTILSHEVTQIIITKHDNGQGEPAEAIVDEVILSQSLQVDAIAGASYSSKVILLAIEDALVTLTLVS
- a CDS encoding SHOCT domain-containing protein; its protein translation is MINDPQIKKDVWDARVKIVIGRFIITTFQVFMVYAILILVIDHFVMGDSGDAFIAPMITRYGIPLAVIVLVVGYFVSYVPKKKQIDLFTTHLLNHKQNFDALPKTSEVIRTVCFVGDFDLKVYANFNYYHWQDSENLYFFPVKPTIELLDDYISQNISYSVSILPISSILSFNPSEKITKTEKGYDQKKKLISIINTYDTMKLSYQNQKIVTLQFDSIMLQALDKVASSKKLTEKKTPLEKTVPTSVPLQEDFMVKIEKLKKMLDANLITEAEFQEQKKKILDKI